CCTTTGCTCCGGTGACCGCTGCCGCGCCCGGGCTGAGAAGTGTCCTCTGCTAGATCCTTCGGCCCGCGAAGTACGGCGTGCGGGCGAGTGTCGTGCGTCTGGGCCTCAGGATGACAGGCGGTGGTGTGGCGGGATTTGGGACGCGCGCCGGGCTGGCTCCCTTCCCCCGCGCAGTTTGCGGGGGAAGGGCTGGGGATGGGGGGCGCCGGTCGCACACGCCAGGTCGGCGGCTCAGGCCCTCACCCCTCCACCAGCCACGCCAGGTGCCGGATCTCCGGCTCGATCAGCTTTTCCCAGGCCAGGCGCACCGCGGCGGGCGAGCCGGGGAGCGAAAACACCACCCTCCCGCGGTACACTCCCGCCGTCGCCCGCGAAAGCATGGCGGCGGCTCCCACCTGGTCCCAGCTCAGCATCCTGAACAGCTCGCCAAACCCGGGGATCGGCTTCTCCATCCGCCTCGCCAGCACGTCGTACGTAGTGTCGCGCGGCGCGATGCCGGTGCCGCCGTTGAACACCACG
This sequence is a window from Longimicrobium sp.. Protein-coding genes within it:
- a CDS encoding molybdenum cofactor biosynthesis protein B, which translates into the protein MTTESSERHHRLADDRGPVPVGIVTVSDSRTEETDTNGAWLKEAIAAGGHTVADYRLIRDDPDEVDAALLAMAFGGSRIVVFNGGTGIAPRDTTYDVLARRMEKPIPGFGELFRMLSWDQVGAAAMLSRATAGVYRGRVVFSLPGSPAAVRLAWEKLIEPEIRHLAWLVEG